The Estrella lausannensis genome window below encodes:
- a CDS encoding NADAR family protein codes for MGVNFFTNHPFSVEFHSNEYKLEKSDIGKIIVATAIGSLLFLVGGVFAFFAASYYFRSKKIEQLTQESNPQTKKIADLKNRVLPSATQGNFAVSAWTASHESLKSLFVKKCEAEMGAHLSPGQKHTLSLFFEKAISTAEPQDALNDLIASQINQAGGWGEEKAGHIRYHLLPLMPATQSQLALKAQFVSTMDSTMGGKLDYIQTHTLCSLFDQAVETAQPRATLEELINKKTQKNDGWGEQKALHISANLLPLMPQLGAGSQISPAKAIAGKYIHEIGARLVCFYKTGPTEFLGNFALCPNGVKVFGETFKCTEAAFQWRKYYLAAVNNNRQDLLNDPLMRQFFSCDGEKAFQINKQLTNKYPNVFASQWKNGVRDQVMWHVLQAKFQQNPSLFNLLKDTKGAYLLEHNEAKRDDYWSDNSDGSGKNMLGKMLMAIRDGKDGPPPNDSSDQQKVKAYALYANQPGALGYNIF; via the coding sequence ATGGGGGTCAATTTTTTTACAAACCATCCCTTTTCCGTTGAATTTCACTCAAATGAATATAAATTAGAGAAAAGTGATATTGGCAAAATCATCGTAGCCACAGCGATTGGTTCCCTTCTATTTCTTGTGGGGGGCGTGTTCGCCTTCTTTGCTGCCTCGTACTATTTCAGGTCGAAAAAAATAGAGCAGCTAACTCAAGAAAGCAATCCACAAACAAAAAAGATAGCCGATCTCAAAAACAGGGTTTTACCGTCTGCTACGCAGGGCAATTTTGCAGTCAGCGCATGGACAGCCTCTCACGAATCATTAAAGAGCCTATTTGTAAAAAAGTGCGAAGCTGAGATGGGAGCTCATTTAAGCCCCGGTCAAAAGCATACGCTATCTTTATTCTTTGAAAAGGCTATAAGCACCGCAGAGCCGCAAGACGCTCTTAATGATCTGATCGCCAGCCAGATCAACCAAGCAGGCGGCTGGGGCGAAGAAAAAGCAGGGCATATTCGTTACCATCTGCTTCCCCTAATGCCCGCCACACAATCCCAGCTAGCCTTGAAGGCACAGTTTGTCAGCACTATGGATAGCACGATGGGCGGTAAATTGGACTACATCCAAACACACACTTTGTGCTCACTGTTTGATCAGGCTGTCGAGACAGCCCAGCCACGCGCGACTCTTGAGGAGTTAATCAATAAAAAAACCCAAAAGAATGACGGGTGGGGTGAACAAAAAGCGCTGCACATCTCTGCAAATCTTCTGCCCCTGATGCCTCAGCTTGGGGCGGGTTCGCAGATTTCTCCTGCTAAAGCCATAGCAGGAAAATACATCCATGAAATCGGAGCTAGGCTTGTTTGTTTTTATAAAACCGGTCCCACAGAATTTTTAGGGAACTTTGCACTATGCCCCAATGGTGTCAAAGTGTTTGGAGAAACCTTCAAATGCACCGAGGCGGCGTTTCAGTGGCGAAAATATTACCTTGCTGCTGTCAACAACAATCGTCAAGACCTGCTTAACGACCCTTTAATGAGACAATTTTTTTCCTGTGACGGTGAGAAGGCGTTTCAGATCAACAAGCAGCTGACAAACAAATATCCCAATGTATTTGCTTCGCAGTGGAAGAATGGAGTGCGAGATCAAGTGATGTGGCATGTGCTGCAGGCGAAATTTCAACAGAACCCGTCCCTCTTCAACCTTTTAAAAGACACTAAAGGAGCTTACCTGCTGGAGCACAACGAAGCGAAACGAGACGATTACTGGTCTGATAACAGCGATGGATCGGGGAAGAATATGCTAGGAAAAATGCTGATGGCGATCAGGGATGGAAAAGACGGTCCGCCTCCGAATGATTCGAGTGACCAGCAGAAAGTGAAGGCTTACGCCCTTTATGCCAATCAACCTGGTGCCCTAGGCTATAACATCTTTTGA
- a CDS encoding endonuclease/exonuclease/phosphatase family protein, whose protein sequence is MSISVGTFNMLDPQFALNHNQKEGLTKTGQSNWPTRKQGIVKLLNESKLDVICLQEISPKSLNDIKTDLNGQYVIKYIKHAERSDGVAILYKKTFKEVNSQTLSLHGLNSGYVDLKDQLSGRVIRVANCHLLGGNKQNQGKEQIEKLLERVDTDPSKEGAIAARIITGDFNADEKQLNNPNSKFDALKKASYQFDGDLSATEIANNRHIDWIWIRGDSRLSHLDVPQPQLVSDHALLATKITFKASAMTDHVPSKVKAKPTLFQNVGRQDKATSPKTVSHAKPLQFQKPSQAKKALRPKPNRGNKAVSFGDRIKAFFGGIINFFAKLFRLRS, encoded by the coding sequence ATGTCTATCAGCGTTGGAACCTTTAACATGCTAGACCCCCAATTTGCACTCAATCACAACCAGAAGGAGGGACTCACTAAGACCGGGCAAAGCAACTGGCCGACAAGGAAGCAAGGGATCGTCAAACTGCTCAATGAATCCAAATTAGATGTGATCTGTTTGCAGGAAATCAGCCCAAAGTCTCTCAATGACATCAAAACGGATCTAAACGGCCAGTATGTCATCAAATACATCAAGCACGCAGAAAGATCCGATGGCGTAGCCATTCTTTATAAAAAAACATTTAAGGAAGTTAATTCGCAGACTCTGAGTTTGCATGGGCTGAATTCTGGATACGTTGATTTGAAAGACCAGCTATCAGGTCGAGTGATCCGGGTAGCCAATTGTCATCTCTTAGGCGGCAACAAGCAGAATCAGGGAAAAGAGCAAATCGAGAAACTCTTAGAGCGAGTTGACACCGATCCCTCTAAAGAAGGGGCGATTGCAGCCCGTATTATCACAGGCGATTTTAATGCCGACGAGAAGCAATTGAATAACCCGAACTCGAAATTCGACGCCTTGAAAAAGGCTAGCTATCAGTTTGATGGAGACTTAAGTGCCACTGAAATCGCCAATAACCGCCATATCGACTGGATCTGGATCCGCGGAGACTCCCGCCTCTCTCACCTCGATGTACCACAGCCCCAATTGGTCAGCGACCATGCGCTGCTTGCCACAAAAATCACCTTCAAAGCGTCAGCTATGACAGATCACGTGCCTTCCAAGGTAAAAGCTAAGCCCACCCTCTTTCAAAACGTGGGCCGTCAAGACAAAGCCACCTCTCCCAAAACGGTATCCCATGCTAAGCCTTTGCAATTCCAGAAGCCATCGCAAGCAAAAAAAGCGCTCCGGCCCAAACCCAATAGGGGCAACAAGGCTGTATCCTTCGGAGACCGCATCAAGGCATTCTTTGGAGGAATTATCAACTTCTTTGCTAAACTGTTCAGGCTGCGCTCTTAG